The genomic stretch ttaaattttaatcttgatattgagaaGATATAGGTAGATACTCGTTTATCATTTTTGggtgattgttgttcctcaaattacTAAAAGAATTGATGaagatgaataataaaataaaattaatgaacTCCCACATAATGTGGATATCGTCGTTAACAATATTATAAAACAACCATAATggataatttgaaaatatatcaaagaaaaaGGAGacctttcattttttattattatgtgatatatttacaaaaatcATATAAGAATCAAAAGGGTCCCTCATTGTTTTTATAAgttatgaaaagtaatgattataaaaaaatatataatgtaataaaaaaaaacttaaaatcaaTAGGCCTGATGTTTGAGAACTCATCGAATTACCCAATAACTATAAAAGAGTTTGTTATATAAACATGACTCAAAGGTTAATATCGAATAATATACAAGTTAGACTtatagttaaatattttacttataaaaaatgtatcgattataatgagatattttctttaattttgttaaataaactcgttaagaatcatcataatattaGTAATTGATTATGATTTTAAGTTATATCATATAAATGTGAAAATAAGTTTTCTGAAAGGATATCGAGATTTATATGAATTAACATAAATGATTCACATGGAAATAAAtgaaatataaaatttgatatacaAATTTAGAaattcatttatgaccttaaacaagcacaatgatatataaagtttcataatactattattttttatatttaaaaatattattgatcaataTTTATGTTTGAAGGTCAATGGGAGttaatttattatattggtctatgTGTAGATAATATTTCACTTGATAatagtgatcttagtttattatatcaaatcaaaaaaaatttcatcGATAATTTAAGATAGTTGATATAAATGAGATAGcttatattattgatattaaGATATTCATGAATAAATCTCAAAAATTGATAGGACTAttttagaaaggatatattgacaATCATAGAGAGATTTAATATATAGTTTTGTTTAGCAAATGACATAAGTAAAGAATCTAATTAAAACAAGTATTTttaaaatctttaaaaaattcaaataaaaaaatatatttattatgtaTGTGGAGTTGAAAGTCTATTACATGCTTAAGTCTATGCCAAACTAGATATTAGTATAAatactagatatatattaaaGTTATCGAGAAATAAAATACTAAAAggctataaaaaaattaataagatttTTGGAAGGAACGAAGaattatatatttacatatatgaaaTGAGATAAGcttgaaatgatgatattttgatatgttaattttagcaagtctactttagattttagattaattaaagagataatttacaagaaaaaaaatataaagcaatGTATTATTCATTATCAAGAAGCTAATTTTGTGGTATACTTTAAGCCCATTAATTAGGCTTTTTTATTACaaaattttatcttaggactTGATATAGTCAAACTCAATTATTAAGTCGCTAAGATACTTTGTGACATATCGTAGCAGTTTTTCTTCTATAAGAATAATAAGTACTCTAATAATTCTATATATTacagtataaagtacttgatggttagagaaaaaAATTCAGAAATATTTAATATCAATTAAGAACTTAAGTTCCATTGATACATTCACTTAAGCACTTATAACCTAGAGTGTTTGAAAGAACATATTTTTATAATTGGGTTTGTGAGTAACCTATAAAAGATTTGATGATATGTATTTAAGTAAACATGATAATTGACATTATTATTTgtgtaattaaagttatttacttTTGCTATCATGttcatatttatgtatgtatatattatgattgattGTAATAACATAATTGTCTTAGTAAAACAAATTATAAGTCATTTTGGATTACATTAGGAATGGTTAATAGTATTGTGATACATAAAAGGAAGTATTATATTGATGACAAATAATTGGTATGACTCGTATTGATAGTtaaacttaatataatattatgtttattagacttattagcatgttttataaaatttgtatgcacatgtaaaataattttttaaagtttcagtaaaattatttaaaaataaacttttattttatttattttaattttaaatttttttatatcttacaaattaatgagtcaagtgaaaaaaatattagattatatagcattatatattatagatatgaatggTTATTAGCTAACAAACAGAAAGTTTAATTATGGTAGGATTCCTTAGAAAATGATCTTCATAGAAGAGACTCTCTAATTATCATATTAAACCTTCTGCTCTAgtctataaataataatattttttaaggaCGAAACAATTAGTTATtaagagattatagatcttcttATATATTTGTATTATTGTGACTTTCGAATTTAATGATGGTATATTTGATATCTGAATAACATAAAAAGTACatgatatattgttatttgattttaatttttaatattaaaattttattgatGGTAGCATATTATGGCTTTGATGTTTACAAACATttcactgttaacaatatatttaaTACATTATGATTCAACTCACCTTGAGTGAGCATAAGAACACTCGACTTGAAtgaatagaaataaaaaagagtTCTTTTAGGCCACTTTTGTTATCTGATGCGTTCTGATAGGCTCACAGGCGACATTTTATTTTACTTCAaaagataattattattttactatttagatagatcttaaacaaaaaaaataatgtcACCGATAGAAAATAAATTAGGTGGAAACTAATTAAAGAACTTGGTGTCAATAATAACATACCGAAAAATAATATATTCTCTTCTAATAATCCCTTTTTTtcctatcatttaaaaaaaaaattatgatgatattttctttttattcttatcctTGGATCATAACTTTGGTTAAACGCTTCATGGTTTGATCACGAAATTTGTAATTTCTATTCCAAATCTTAATGTTCTCTGCAatcgaaatcttttttttttccttattcttTAAGTTTATGGGAAAGATTATAGTGGAAGTATCAGACTTCATATATTATATGAAGCTAAATCATCCCAAAGAACACTTGATATCCTTCAGATTTCTAATCCACATCCTCATTCTTCAGTCTGTTCGCAACACAAATCTAGGATATGTAATTTTATTGAGATAGCAGATCTACCACAGCATCAAAATCTTAGCAGCATCTTTTGGTGCTCTGTGATCTGAACACACAGAAGCTTCTTAGACAAGGAGCAGGGATGATCTTGGACACAGTTGGTGGAATCCTTCACCAATATATTACTTGCACTAAGGAAGAAGAAACTTCCTGGAACTCTATGAGCCAACAATGCCAACAGTGGTTAGTGTATTGTTGTTGCATAGTCTATAAGTCTCGACATGATTTGGTGTGAGAGCATCTTATATACAGTTAAATATAAAGATATTACTGCTTATCTCTCCTGTCCTCTCAAATTCTACCAATTTGAAATCCATAGATACGTATGTTTGATCCTAAACATGGAAAGAAAGCTGTTGCAATTCATGTTTCGCAAGGTCAAGATTATGATGAGACATGCATTGTTGTTTCTGAACACTGGTGATGAGCACACCGTGAAGACCGTGTTATTCAAGAGTGTTTATCTTTACAGGGACTCTCTGAAATTTCTCTCACGGTAACAATTCAGATCCCAATTCTTCTTTTCCATGTGATGCTTCTCGTAAACAGGAACACACTAACCAGATGAAGCCTCATCCCATGGCTGAGACATGAGACTGTGAAGCACGTTAATACTAGTCTTTCTGTGGTGACCGCAGCAGCAGGAGACAGCTGCAGAATTAGCTCACCACTTCCGAGATGCTCCCAAGCGAAGGCCGCCAATGTCGGCCTCTGGTTGCCGTCTGCGTGCTGCTCTTTGGCCGATCCCTCTCCTGCTTTGTTGCCTGAATCGTCGCAGGAACACGAAGAGCAGCGACGCTGTTAATTGCTTAATCCTACTAAACTCTCTTTGCTTCTTGTCTCTTTCAATCATTCTTGTGAAAGGATTACTGCGGAGCAGAGGCAGATAGAATGTACCTGATGTTCGTCTTCTGAAACCTCCTGCGTTTCCTGTGGAACAGCATCGCAACCCTGATCGTTTcttctctgctgctgctgccccTGTTGCTGTTTCCTGATCAGTTCAGCCTGGGTCTTCTTGAGCTTCTCGTGCTTCCTATGGTTCAGAGCCTTTGTGACCTCTGACCAAGCATCAGAAAGAGCTCACTGTTAGACGGAGGATTGCGGGTTCTCGACGGAGGTACAGACGGGAACAGGGGAAGAACCTTGGGAGGTGATCAGCCGGTAGACTTGGCCGAGCAGGAGCATGTCCTTGGGCTTCAACAGCCTCACGCGGGTGATCCGGACGTTGCCGCCGCTGCCGTCCTGCTTCTCCTCCGAGACGTAGAGAGTGACGAGGGCCACGTAGTAGCCTGGGTTACTCTTCATCACGGCCGCCGCGCTCGTCGGCCAGTACAGCCTCTCCACTCTTCCTCCCGGGTGCTGAATCACCGCCGTCGCCGCCTCCGACGCTTGGCAATTCCCcatccccccccctctctctctctctctctctctctctctctctctctctcttgtttgttAGGGAAGGGATGTTGAAGAGAAGAAAGCAGCCTTCAAGCAAGTGCAGTTGCCTTCTTCAATGGGATGAAGGTGAGGTAGGACTCAGAACACCGTGATAATATAGTACTGTGGATCCTGCACCCAGTGTGTCACTataatgtagagagagagagagagagagagagagagagagagagagatgagccaATCCATGGTTGATGGGCTACGCTCCACGTGGCAAGATTTCAGTGGGTGCTGGGCAAGGTAAAGAGCATGGCAGGCATGGTTTACCTTGCAGGTCATGGATGAGGATGAGGGAAGTAGCCATCATCTACTGCATGCTGTCAGCAGCAGCAGCCAGGGGGGATGAGATTCTTCTTGTCATGGGATTGTGGGGGTGCGAGGGGCCACATAACCAAAGAGAAGATAAGAGACTGAATCATTGATGGAGAAGTAACCTCGTTGCCTTTTCCTTTCCACCAGCGCATGGAATGGGAGTCTTTGGGACAAAAGCTAGTCCCATTCTGTGATCATGGCCCTCCTGTTACCTCGCGGAGCATCAGATAAACAACAAGTCAGTACTACTAGTTGCCCTCTTACATTGTATTAGCAGTGTTGCTTGCTATGGACTTCATTTGATGGAGTTTGGCAAGAGACGTGTATGAACTCAGGGGCTAATTGAGCCCCATGGTCATAGTGCAGGTTTCCTGTTTGTTCAAATTCATCTGTGAATTCAATATTTGGGTGACTGCTCAACTGATATATGAACTTCCTTTGGCCGTCTTGGAGTTGCGTATTGCATCAAAATCTGTCCATCTGCAGGTTAGGAGGTGGTAGGGCATGTAAGCATTAAAGATGGAATCAGTTCTATTATGTCAGATTTCTTGTGTAGGCTTCAATCAATAATAAGTTCTTATATGTCCTAAAAATCAATCAGCAAtaaaccaagcccaaagagaaaaCAACAAATCTATTGGTCGAAGGGTAATGGTGAATTGATAGTTGATCCATCACATTTTCTCCTCCAAGTTTCATCCTGTTGTTGCTGAGAAAAATATGTACAAAGACAACCaccttgttttgagtgtgcatcaCATCGGCTTAAGGTTTTTTTGGTTCTTGGTTGCCCAACATTTGTGACATGAAAGCAGTGATTACAGTCCAATGTTCCAAAATAGTGCACCACTTGCACCTATGCTTGATTGATTTATCAAGAGAATCTAAATTTGTTTAATCTCCATTATTCTAGTTATAGAAAGACTACAGACATAAATGTCAGTAGCAAGTTTTCATGTTAGTTTTTTAGAAGATTTAGATTATGTACATCAAAAGAAAGTTTAAAGAAGCTAGTTTGTACAGCCAACATACATATATTTTTTCAGCACATCAACCTGCCAAGTTTCTTTAAACAAAAGCACAGAATATGTAAAAAAACTCGAGGATGTGTcatcaaccaccaccaccacctaatTTTAATCTGATGGTGGTCGTGTGATGGCATGAGGTAGTCCTCCTTGCACTCGAAGCCTCTGTCTTTTCCTTCTTTGTATTGTGTATCGGAATAGGGACCATGCAAGGTAAATTAGGCAGTGTGATGTCTCACAATACTGTTTTGTTGAACTGATACAAGTTATGTAGGTTTTCTCTTCCTTCAAAACAGTCCTCCCCAGTGTCAAGGTCCTTACGTCTGGTCCACATGCCCATTAAACGCCATCAAGAGGCCATGTGAAGTGTTGGAGTTCTCACATACTCCAATCTCTTATTTTCCAGACATAAGCCAAGAAATGATGATTACCTGGGGTGCTCATCTCTTCCACAAAGTTCAAATAATTTGTCTAGAAAGCAGGCTTAGGATATCCTAAGCATTTTTGTAGCTGGTTTGCTTAACTACAAGCAAGTGGTAGGTCTTTTTGGACCCCTTTTGTCATAATTGTCTGGTTGGGAGAATGCAGTCAGGTGCCAGTGTCATCTTGTCCCTTGTATCCTCCAAAGTTGAGAAGAATATAATTCAGATCATGCTTGGGTCCACTTCTTATTTCTGATTCAACACTTAATCTGATGCCATCGAATCAAGATGTTCAAATTTCAGATCTTAATCTGCAGAGACCTCATATGTTGTATTCACATTTGTGATCAGGGTTTTGCTCTTTGATTAATTGGATTAGGTCTGTCATCGATTTGAATCACATATGAATCTTTGGGTTTAGAAATAAATCTTGTCTCATTAGGGGACATGAAATATCCTTGAAAAATAGTGTCTGTAAGTTGTCTATGATTTGTGCTAGAGTCAGTTCATTATGTTCTGCACAGTTGCTCTCACCAAGAGCCAACAGCAAAGAAGTGAATAATGTGAGCATGAGAACAGGGCATCAATGTTTTAGAAAGGGCAAACTTGGAGTGTCAGTAAGCAAAACACCTTCTGATTACATGGTATTGGACCAACTTGATCTGATTACTCTGTCCAAATGCAGCACAAGTACCAACTGTGCCAGGTTCTCAGATATGATTTCTTGTGATGGTCCCAATATGAGGCCTTCATGTTCTGAAATTAGTAATGCTCATCTACAgtcctctctctttcctctcctcctttttcttgttttctttgacTGAGACatgagtcatgattcatgatgcaTTCATATCTGCAAGTAGTGGCACCTTTTGTGCACTTCAAGCTCCATTATTGCAGGCTTGCAGCTGCCACCAAAAGATTTCTAGTGCAGAAGTTGGATTTGTGAATGCCACTGGGAAAAACCTTTCTCTGAAAGGAGGATGTTTCAGTGGGTAAAAGATCAATCTCATTAGCTTTGGATTTTGTTGCATAATCTAACCACAAGTTTGAATAGTTGGACCACAGACAGGAATACCATTCATTCACTGTTCTGGTTGACAAGTCAATTTCCCTTCACCACTGAGTCCCCACCACATGCTCATCTATGAACATGACAAGAATTGAAAGAAACCTAACTGCAAGCACACACCAAGATGTAGATGTAGATGTGGAAGTAGATTAGCTTGTCAACCTCTCATATCAGTCCCATAAACAGGTCTTATTTATTGACATTGATGTGTGAATCATCTGTGAGGCTCTCTGTCCTGCCAGGATCACATTAAATGAAATGTGTTCCGCTCATCTCTAAAGTAGTCATTAAAGCTGGCCTCTTAGATAAGTCTAAAGTCTCTTTTCATACTTTAAGGGAACATTTCATTTTCTGTAACCTAATAGTCCACAAACATAAATGTAGAAGATGTTTGATCACTGGTatcatgatgaagttaagatTTACTGGAATGTTGCTTCAAGCTACCATCGTAAATCAATTATGGTTTATTTGGAATGTGCAaaattcatctttttctttttttaatgaacagTATCTAAGGCTATTTGGATATTTTATT from Musa acuminata AAA Group cultivar baxijiao chromosome BXJ1-3, Cavendish_Baxijiao_AAA, whole genome shotgun sequence encodes the following:
- the LOC135619784 gene encoding uncharacterized protein LOC135619784 is translated as MGNCQASEAATAVIQHPGGRVERLYWPTSAAAVMKSNPGYYVALVTLYVSEEKQDGSGGNVRITRVRLLKPKDMLLLGQVYRLITSQEVTKALNHRKHEKLKKTQAELIRKQQQGQQQQRRNDQGCDAVPQETQEVSEDEHQATKQERDRPKSSTQTATRGRHWRPSLGSISEVVS